In Desulfosediminicola ganghwensis, a single window of DNA contains:
- a CDS encoding Hpt domain-containing protein, producing MRHLSQPKLANIFFREVGGYIPKIDLAISTLRLTADDKMALGEVYRYFHNIKGAASQVSHKGLSSSAGICEMLLGELIADNRTPIGHQLDFLSLVNQNIGEFCELPEKSEAAEESLFSNTLSFFKTLMHKIGPENPISLSTNMLNLMQDLDSRTASAPAFAPDMSAPHFLTTESKGHLDCLLSLRSVVPLLKELAEYSPESTPFHTVSLPPMIRAVKTLTGLTASAGLKGHHSLLSQFLMILIKLEKSPELNSNSTPELLQEFLSYLDLVFSMPPGDGEEAARKVQAHLESLCNLLVQRSVAAEPSADFQLPEDVTDVIGENHDRSVPLEAPGDTLAQNPTSADFNSGAIPQVSNEIPESTITEETTSPSSIEDELLEIFKSECDEHLQVFEEILNQLNTIIDDVLPVSEPIREQLALLSRAAHTLKGAAAMTGFDSISKCAASLECYLEWLRDDSGTISPADITLIVEGSDAITILTKTDGTTNIPDLSAINAKIEAIMARTDVPVVSQGSWTLEQPADAEFLLEINESDILLDISSAEDEPPAAAIDQDGFFANKNETDDTSSFTQQLDPELLAIFQSECDEHLQTIAAALNSLAASIIETTPVTATIRESLGSVRRAVHTLKGAAAMTGFDQLASCSHCLEDLLDWLHDSAPHIDPLDLVIVSEAIDVIESISLFEKASTTTDIDELINGVRGHLHKRSMTEVAVEAESKEEVQPEPVVQSAIIQDAVVEQTGTTAIPGDSGNIRVKLADLDELVNVEGELVVTRGTVEKLLDKYSQSLSELNTVKDTLRRKSQELEVGFEAQSLYGFGSGATPQETDFSGGSTELSEFDPIELDRYSQLNLIIRSLNEISIDINAIYTEMTALGANLQGQVAKQQLAMSVMQEKLMRIRMTPLSSISRMLHRTVRQTATRLGKNVRLAITGDDVYMDRFIWSRTIDPFSHILRNCIDHGIESSDIRTRQGKSPSGQITFHASQRGRFVVLKISDDGQGINTGRLRDKLIEEQLISADDRLSETELLPYLFKPSVTTRDDVSETSGRGVGLDVVLKNLQDLRGSVQIHNSPGKGVTFELRIPITLSVNRAIIFELSQRKFAVPIHDIVEVRKFAAAEIIEGDKVQWNDQVIPIINLSNSLQLPSTQIVNENILTLIVETSQYQFSAVQIEAIEEQREIVIKDLGSHLRYVPGINGVTLTGEGTIIPILNLHELAVKVDFQPQSSPEKNDIIDNREPLKVLVVDDSISVRYTITRLVKGQSWSSFQAVDGIDALETLENLIPDVIVLDIEMPRMNGFEFMAIIRNDERYKAIPVVMLTSRASEKHQNKAKELGVNHYMVKPFQEEDFIQLVSSMDSSRA from the coding sequence ATGCGACACCTATCACAACCAAAACTGGCGAACATATTCTTTAGGGAAGTCGGCGGCTATATACCCAAGATCGACCTTGCTATTTCGACCTTACGCCTCACGGCCGATGATAAAATGGCACTTGGTGAAGTCTATCGTTATTTTCACAATATTAAAGGGGCTGCATCTCAGGTCTCCCACAAAGGTTTGAGCAGTTCTGCCGGCATCTGTGAGATGTTGCTCGGAGAACTCATCGCCGACAATCGTACTCCAATCGGCCACCAGTTGGATTTTCTTTCACTGGTAAACCAGAATATTGGTGAATTTTGTGAGCTCCCTGAAAAATCCGAAGCGGCCGAGGAATCCCTTTTTTCAAATACACTTTCCTTTTTCAAGACGCTTATGCACAAAATCGGGCCGGAGAATCCTATTTCCCTTTCAACCAATATGCTGAATCTGATGCAGGACCTTGATTCCCGAACAGCATCGGCACCAGCATTTGCCCCGGACATGAGTGCCCCTCATTTTCTTACAACCGAATCCAAAGGTCATCTTGATTGCCTGCTCTCACTTCGCTCTGTTGTCCCTCTTCTGAAAGAACTTGCCGAATATTCACCTGAAAGCACACCATTTCATACTGTTTCCCTTCCACCAATGATCAGGGCTGTAAAAACCCTCACAGGTCTTACCGCATCTGCCGGCTTGAAAGGTCATCATTCATTGTTGTCACAATTCCTGATGATCTTGATAAAGCTTGAAAAATCGCCGGAACTCAACAGCAACTCAACTCCGGAGTTACTTCAGGAGTTCCTTTCATATCTTGATCTCGTATTCTCCATGCCCCCGGGAGATGGTGAAGAGGCTGCTAGAAAGGTTCAGGCACATCTCGAGTCCCTTTGCAATCTGCTTGTTCAGCGCTCTGTTGCAGCTGAACCATCTGCGGATTTTCAGTTACCGGAGGATGTTACGGATGTTATCGGCGAAAACCATGACAGGTCTGTACCACTTGAAGCTCCCGGTGATACTTTAGCCCAGAACCCTACCTCTGCAGATTTCAATTCTGGCGCTATCCCGCAGGTGTCGAACGAGATACCTGAATCGACGATCACTGAAGAAACAACCTCGCCCTCTTCCATCGAGGATGAACTGCTCGAGATTTTCAAGTCTGAATGTGATGAGCATCTCCAGGTGTTTGAGGAGATACTGAATCAACTCAACACAATCATTGATGATGTGCTACCTGTTTCAGAGCCAATACGCGAACAACTCGCCCTGTTGAGTAGAGCTGCGCATACCCTGAAGGGTGCCGCAGCAATGACAGGTTTTGACTCCATCTCAAAATGTGCTGCCAGCCTCGAATGTTATCTTGAGTGGTTGCGTGATGACTCAGGAACAATTTCACCAGCCGATATAACACTCATAGTTGAAGGCTCTGATGCTATCACGATTTTGACCAAAACAGATGGCACTACGAACATTCCTGACCTTTCTGCTATAAATGCGAAGATCGAAGCGATTATGGCCCGTACTGATGTGCCGGTCGTTTCACAGGGTAGCTGGACACTTGAACAACCAGCGGACGCAGAATTTCTATTGGAGATCAATGAAAGTGACATACTGCTTGATATCTCATCAGCTGAAGATGAACCCCCCGCTGCAGCGATAGACCAGGACGGGTTTTTCGCAAACAAGAATGAAACAGATGACACATCATCTTTTACTCAGCAACTTGACCCCGAGTTACTGGCAATATTTCAAAGCGAGTGCGACGAACATCTGCAAACCATTGCTGCCGCATTGAACTCGCTCGCTGCTTCGATTATTGAAACGACTCCTGTTACAGCTACCATTCGTGAGTCTTTAGGTTCGGTTCGACGGGCAGTTCACACCTTGAAAGGTGCTGCGGCAATGACCGGTTTCGACCAACTCGCTTCATGCTCCCATTGTCTTGAGGACCTTCTCGACTGGCTCCATGACAGTGCGCCGCATATTGACCCGCTGGATCTCGTCATTGTCTCAGAAGCAATTGATGTTATAGAGTCAATCTCTTTGTTTGAAAAAGCCTCTACCACCACAGATATCGATGAACTGATCAATGGCGTACGCGGCCACCTCCACAAAAGATCAATGACAGAAGTTGCGGTCGAAGCTGAGAGCAAAGAAGAAGTACAACCGGAACCTGTCGTCCAATCTGCAATCATTCAAGATGCTGTCGTTGAACAAACAGGGACTACAGCCATACCAGGCGACAGTGGTAACATACGGGTTAAGCTTGCCGATCTTGACGAGTTGGTCAATGTAGAAGGCGAGTTGGTTGTAACACGAGGAACTGTTGAGAAACTTCTGGATAAATACTCTCAATCGCTCAGCGAACTTAACACAGTAAAAGATACCCTTCGCAGAAAATCCCAGGAACTTGAAGTGGGATTCGAAGCTCAATCCCTTTATGGTTTCGGTTCCGGCGCCACCCCGCAGGAAACAGACTTTTCCGGAGGCAGTACAGAGCTCTCCGAATTTGATCCTATTGAACTCGATCGTTATTCACAACTGAACCTCATCATCCGTTCTTTGAATGAGATTTCCATTGATATTAATGCTATCTACACCGAAATGACTGCGCTTGGCGCCAACCTGCAGGGTCAGGTAGCAAAGCAACAGCTGGCCATGAGTGTAATGCAGGAAAAACTGATGCGAATCAGGATGACTCCCCTGTCATCGATTTCCAGAATGCTGCATAGAACTGTCCGGCAAACTGCTACCAGACTTGGCAAAAATGTCCGACTCGCTATCACCGGTGACGATGTCTACATGGATCGCTTTATCTGGTCACGTACTATCGATCCATTCTCTCATATTCTCCGTAACTGCATTGACCACGGCATAGAAAGTTCTGACATCAGGACACGACAGGGTAAGTCACCTTCCGGTCAGATTACCTTTCATGCCAGCCAGCGTGGTCGCTTCGTCGTACTTAAAATCAGTGATGACGGCCAGGGTATAAACACTGGACGTCTTCGTGATAAGCTCATTGAAGAACAGTTAATCAGCGCCGACGACAGGCTTAGCGAAACAGAACTGCTGCCATACCTGTTCAAGCCCAGTGTCACCACCCGTGATGATGTCAGCGAAACCTCCGGCCGCGGTGTTGGTCTTGATGTCGTCCTGAAGAATCTTCAGGACCTGCGCGGTTCAGTGCAGATACACAACTCGCCCGGTAAAGGAGTTACTTTCGAACTCAGAATTCCCATAACCCTTTCTGTTAACAGGGCTATTATATTCGAACTGAGCCAGCGAAAGTTCGCCGTTCCTATTCATGATATCGTCGAAGTACGAAAATTTGCCGCAGCTGAAATTATCGAAGGCGATAAAGTTCAGTGGAACGATCAGGTAATTCCTATTATTAATCTCAGCAATAGCCTTCAGCTTCCATCCACGCAAATTGTTAATGAGAATATTCTGACCTTGATCGTTGAAACGTCGCAATACCAATTCAGTGCGGTACAGATCGAGGCTATAGAAGAGCAACGCGAGATCGTCATTAAGGATCTTGGTTCCCATTTACGTTATGTCCCCGGCATCAATGGCGTGACACTTACAGGTGAAGGTACTATCATCCCAATCCTTAATCTCCACGAGCTTGCCGTTAAGGTGGATTTTCAGCCACAGTCAAGCCCTGAGAAAAACGATATTATCGATAACAGAGAACCGCTCAAGGTACTTGTTGTCGATGACTCGATCAGTGTCCGCTATACCATTACCCGCCTTGTGAAAGGCCAATCGTGGTCCTCATTCCAGGCCGTTGACGGTATTGACGCCCTGGAAACCCTGGAGAATCTTATTCCCGACGTAATCGTTCTTGATATTGAAATGCCACGAATGAATGGCTTTGAGTTTATGGCAATTATCCGCAATGATGAGCGATATAAGGCCATCCCTGTTGTTATGTTGACCTCAAGGGCCTCGGAAAAACATCAGAACAAAGCAAAGGAACTCGGAGTAAACCATTATATGGTGAAACCATTCCAGGAAGAAGACTTCATCCAGCTCGTCAGCAGTATGGACTCAAGCCGGGCCTGA
- a CDS encoding chemotaxis protein CheW, with the protein MKSLNQIISSIDEQLAQVQDFDASPASNLMFGEQEKMRRYVLVQIGIEKLAIPIDGLSEISHMPVVLPLPSLQNWIYGIANRRGEIVSVIDLNKLLIPEREPAPLGAKLGVLFNEKHKVGISIDQVIATISRPESDCVISSESQITQTYPEVFNKGLQVENSTYQILSPDSFLALENLHDYQLS; encoded by the coding sequence ATGAAATCACTTAATCAAATCATCAGTTCAATCGACGAGCAACTTGCCCAGGTGCAGGATTTTGATGCCAGCCCCGCTTCCAATCTCATGTTTGGAGAGCAGGAAAAGATGCGCAGATACGTCCTGGTACAAATCGGTATTGAAAAACTCGCTATCCCCATCGATGGACTTTCTGAAATAAGTCATATGCCCGTGGTATTACCGCTCCCGAGCCTTCAAAACTGGATCTATGGCATCGCCAATCGTCGCGGTGAAATCGTTTCGGTAATAGATCTGAATAAGCTGCTCATTCCGGAAAGAGAACCTGCCCCGCTTGGTGCCAAGCTTGGTGTTCTTTTTAATGAAAAGCATAAAGTCGGGATCAGTATCGATCAAGTCATAGCAACCATTTCCCGACCTGAATCAGATTGTGTAATCAGCAGTGAGTCACAAATAACCCAGACCTATCCTGAGGTTTTCAACAAGGGACTCCAGGTGGAAAACAGTACATATCAGATTTTGTCCCCGGATTCATTTCTGGCACTTGAAAATCTGCACGATTACCAATTGTCCTGA
- a CDS encoding response regulator gives MSKIVHSSTDLNNTILDHIQSARRKGSSLDLHIKSGNRQGIVQIRSGQLLSATTGKLNGNGAVLTLVSLENTTIAIDEQSAPAPKNISLSLEQILHYTSSLQTQSEKQIPVDEEKYLEDALLLFFQFKNKQAAELLLRILRQNRFYYPAWLWQSRLLTRDDYIIKALDEAYRWGNDDRDIWRESRKMRPQLEDIPESVKRCVFCWSLLDEGTTCGHCKASLIVTGQPLASDIKQEEIQQSLVYYHRALEKDPENARIAYTLSLGSFNLKQYEKALPLMRDAVRLSPQSTLYRKSLSLLLTLAKANDRNPEPEARKEPRHQSSQVTVMMVEDSKTSRKVLSMLFERLGYRIVEAENGAEAMAKAQSASIDLILLDLMLPDINGHELLPKLRQLKGMKNIPVIMLTGRQDSTDRLLGIQSGASEYVTKPFDPKKLTELVQQYIKKTRDPNKAPLPSLTTNTLKADQPTAPATGISKQQTGESQKRGTPVISPASVKNSQKSIFVIEDSQTSRKVISMILGRNGYHIHEATTGQEALELAPNIQPDLILLDVMLPDTTGYNILPQLKEMPHIKDLPVVMLTGKTAPSDRMKGMLAGSNEYLTKPFNPQKLLSVIRGYL, from the coding sequence ATGTCAAAAATAGTTCACAGTTCAACAGATCTGAACAATACTATTCTCGATCACATCCAGTCTGCCCGCAGAAAAGGAAGCAGCCTTGATCTGCACATCAAAAGCGGGAACAGGCAGGGAATTGTTCAGATACGTAGCGGTCAACTCCTTTCTGCCACAACGGGAAAACTCAACGGAAACGGTGCTGTGCTTACCCTGGTAAGTCTCGAAAACACCACTATTGCTATCGACGAGCAATCAGCACCAGCACCAAAGAACATCTCTCTTTCGCTGGAGCAGATTCTCCATTACACGTCCAGTTTGCAAACTCAATCGGAAAAGCAGATACCCGTCGACGAGGAGAAATACCTCGAAGATGCTCTGCTCCTTTTCTTCCAGTTCAAAAACAAACAAGCTGCGGAGCTTCTGTTACGTATTCTGCGCCAAAATAGGTTTTACTACCCCGCATGGCTCTGGCAATCACGCCTTCTCACCAGGGATGATTACATCATAAAAGCACTTGATGAGGCCTACCGATGGGGGAACGACGATAGAGATATCTGGCGGGAATCGCGGAAGATGAGGCCTCAGCTGGAAGATATTCCGGAAAGTGTTAAACGTTGCGTATTCTGCTGGTCGCTTCTGGATGAGGGCACGACCTGTGGTCACTGTAAAGCATCTCTTATAGTTACAGGACAACCGCTGGCATCCGATATCAAGCAGGAAGAAATACAGCAGTCTCTTGTCTATTACCACCGTGCCCTGGAGAAAGATCCTGAAAATGCGCGTATCGCTTATACGCTCTCACTTGGCTCTTTCAACCTCAAGCAGTACGAAAAAGCACTCCCATTGATGAGGGACGCAGTCAGGCTCTCACCCCAATCCACACTCTACCGTAAGAGCCTTTCTCTCCTCCTGACTCTGGCTAAAGCCAACGACAGAAACCCCGAACCCGAAGCCAGGAAGGAGCCCCGTCATCAGAGCAGCCAGGTCACAGTGATGATGGTCGAAGATAGCAAGACTTCGCGCAAAGTTCTATCAATGCTCTTTGAACGTCTTGGCTATAGGATAGTTGAGGCCGAAAATGGTGCAGAGGCCATGGCTAAGGCACAGTCTGCCTCTATTGACCTTATACTTCTGGACCTCATGCTGCCAGATATCAACGGTCACGAGTTATTACCAAAGCTCAGACAACTCAAAGGCATGAAAAATATTCCGGTTATCATGCTCACGGGCAGGCAGGATTCCACTGACCGCCTGCTCGGTATTCAATCCGGAGCAAGTGAGTATGTCACTAAACCGTTTGACCCCAAAAAGCTTACGGAGCTTGTTCAGCAATATATCAAAAAGACGAGGGACCCGAACAAGGCCCCACTCCCCTCACTCACTACCAACACTTTGAAAGCAGATCAGCCCACGGCACCGGCTACTGGAATTTCAAAACAGCAAACGGGTGAAAGCCAGAAAAGGGGAACCCCTGTCATTTCGCCGGCATCCGTAAAAAATAGCCAGAAATCCATTTTTGTTATCGAGGACAGTCAAACCTCACGTAAGGTTATCTCGATGATACTCGGCAGAAATGGTTACCACATCCACGAGGCGACAACCGGCCAGGAGGCACTTGAGCTTGCTCCGAATATTCAACCGGATCTTATCCTCCTGGATGTCATGCTGCCCGATACGACTGGCTATAATATTTTACCGCAACTTAAAGAAATGCCCCATATCAAGGACCTGCCAGTCGTTATGTTGACCGGTAAAACGGCCCCGTCTGATCGCATGAAAGGGATGCTCGCAGGCTCCAACGAATATCTGACCAAGCCTTTCAACCCCCAGAAGCTTTTATCTGTAATCAGGGGATATCTGTAA
- a CDS encoding ABC transporter substrate-binding protein gives MTQIRTFLLFYSVAFLMLCPQAIAADGTIRIGFNFPLTGGLELAARHGQNAAELLLEDIKAAGGLRVGDKVYDVEYIYGNNDADPTKAANLVIEQVSKHRVLAMIGPLSSKQAVPVGQMANAFSTVVISPWSTVPKTTEKMPFSFRSCFVYTDQTPILTKFADQEYGAKKGAVLFNATNIYSSGMAKAFIKDFEEYHGPGAVVANEQFRNGDTDFRAQIKNILLSGAEVLFLPQQYYEVPTVVEQMIELGLDIPILGTEGYATDELLERCGANCNGVVFTSNYLPGNAQGINKTFVEQYSKAYDLVPDEPAALTWDAMRALFKAIKDTGGLTGNLIDDRVAVQRQLAKLRNFEGATGMMSFNASGNPDKCIVVGKIVDEKFTTHDSVCP, from the coding sequence ATGACCCAAATTAGGACCTTCCTCCTCTTCTATAGCGTTGCGTTTCTTATGCTCTGCCCGCAGGCAATAGCCGCTGACGGTACGATACGTATTGGTTTTAACTTTCCTTTGACCGGTGGACTTGAATTAGCTGCAAGACATGGACAGAATGCAGCTGAACTTCTTCTGGAAGATATCAAGGCAGCAGGTGGGCTTAGGGTTGGTGATAAAGTCTATGATGTCGAATATATTTACGGCAACAACGATGCTGACCCAACCAAGGCAGCCAATCTCGTCATTGAACAGGTCTCAAAGCACCGCGTTCTTGCCATGATCGGGCCTTTAAGCAGTAAACAGGCAGTCCCTGTAGGGCAAATGGCAAATGCTTTCTCCACTGTCGTCATCAGCCCCTGGTCCACTGTTCCCAAAACCACTGAGAAAATGCCTTTCTCTTTCAGAAGCTGCTTTGTCTACACTGACCAGACACCTATTCTCACCAAATTTGCCGATCAGGAATACGGGGCGAAGAAGGGTGCCGTGCTTTTTAATGCCACCAATATCTACTCCAGCGGCATGGCAAAAGCGTTTATAAAAGATTTTGAAGAGTACCATGGTCCAGGAGCCGTGGTGGCAAATGAGCAATTCAGGAATGGAGACACTGATTTCCGTGCACAGATCAAAAACATTCTTCTTTCAGGTGCCGAAGTACTGTTCCTTCCACAGCAATACTATGAAGTTCCCACGGTTGTTGAACAGATGATCGAACTCGGCCTTGATATCCCGATCCTTGGCACAGAAGGATATGCAACCGATGAACTCCTGGAACGTTGCGGGGCAAACTGTAACGGCGTTGTCTTTACCAGCAATTATCTACCCGGCAATGCTCAAGGAATTAACAAAACATTCGTTGAGCAATACAGCAAAGCATATGACCTGGTTCCTGATGAACCTGCAGCGCTCACCTGGGATGCCATGCGTGCATTATTCAAAGCAATTAAAGATACCGGTGGCTTAACCGGCAATCTTATTGATGACCGTGTTGCGGTTCAACGTCAATTGGCCAAGCTCCGCAACTTTGAAGGGGCCACCGGCATGATGAGTTTCAACGCCAGCGGTAACCCTGATAAGTGTATCGTTGTCGGCAAAATTGTAGATGAAAAATTTACAACCCATGATTCAGTGTGTCCGTAG
- a CDS encoding ABC transporter substrate-binding protein, producing the protein MTRLFRIFLLGSLVLVVLCQNVNGADGTIRIGFNIPLIGMFSMVGNHAKDAAELVRKDLIAQGGLRVGDKIYDVEFLYGNNNSNPVKASALTVEHITKDSVLAMIGPLSSRQAIPVAEMANSFSTTVISPWSTSPVTTKDKPFSFRSCFIYTEQGPVLTQYTAKEYGATRAAVLYDILSAYPRGMASSFKAAFEKVNGTGSVVAFEEFRTEDKDFRPQLERIRLSGAQVLFTPQHYNEVPLIVRQAKEVGLDIPIVGSNSWAGGDLVGECGSECDGLIFTGNYAPGGATGINKTFVESYSKAYGKNPDEPAALTWDAIRALLKAIQNTGELTGNLLQDRKAVNTSLAQLKNFDGASGMMSFNASGTPKKCTIIVKIVDGLFTFNDSVCP; encoded by the coding sequence ATGACTCGATTATTCCGCATTTTCTTGCTCGGCTCACTCGTTCTGGTTGTTTTATGCCAAAACGTCAATGGTGCCGACGGTACCATTCGCATTGGTTTCAATATTCCACTTATCGGCATGTTCAGCATGGTTGGCAATCATGCAAAGGATGCAGCCGAACTCGTTCGTAAAGATCTCATTGCCCAAGGTGGGCTTAGGGTAGGTGATAAAATTTACGATGTAGAATTTCTCTACGGCAATAACAATTCAAACCCCGTAAAAGCATCTGCTCTCACAGTAGAACACATCACTAAAGACAGCGTACTGGCCATGATCGGTCCCTTGAGTTCCAGGCAGGCGATCCCCGTTGCAGAAATGGCCAATTCGTTTTCAACCACTGTCATCAGCCCCTGGTCAACTTCACCTGTAACTACCAAGGACAAACCGTTCTCTTTTAGAAGCTGCTTCATTTACACAGAACAAGGGCCTGTTCTCACACAGTATACTGCCAAAGAATATGGTGCGACACGTGCTGCGGTTCTATACGATATACTCAGTGCCTACCCGAGAGGTATGGCTTCATCCTTTAAAGCTGCATTTGAGAAGGTGAACGGAACAGGCTCAGTCGTCGCCTTTGAGGAGTTCAGGACTGAGGACAAAGATTTCCGCCCCCAACTTGAGCGAATCAGGTTGTCCGGTGCCCAGGTTCTTTTCACTCCGCAGCATTACAATGAAGTCCCACTCATAGTGCGTCAAGCCAAGGAAGTAGGCCTGGATATCCCCATTGTAGGCAGTAATTCATGGGCCGGCGGAGATCTTGTCGGAGAGTGCGGCAGTGAATGCGACGGCCTCATTTTCACAGGAAACTATGCACCTGGCGGAGCAACCGGCATCAACAAGACATTCGTGGAATCATATTCAAAAGCGTATGGCAAGAACCCAGATGAGCCGGCAGCCCTTACCTGGGACGCAATCAGGGCTCTGTTGAAAGCAATTCAGAATACAGGTGAATTAACCGGCAACCTGCTCCAAGACCGCAAGGCTGTTAATACTTCACTCGCTCAGTTAAAAAACTTTGACGGTGCTTCCGGCATGATGAGCTTCAATGCCAGCGGGACCCCCAAGAAGTGCACAATTATTGTCAAGATCGTTGATGGTCTTTTCACTTTCAACGATTCTGTCTGCCCATAA